In the Corythoichthys intestinalis isolate RoL2023-P3 chromosome 12, ASM3026506v1, whole genome shotgun sequence genome, one interval contains:
- the jagn1a gene encoding protein jagunal homolog 1-A isoform X1, with protein sequence MTSRVGRGNGFKPKDNAIQQFQMSASLKSEVRRLNVIHLLVWLLVAAQVTVSRLKLLPPDTVAVPYQWEYVYLLSIVPLLCSSLSLPKNNISYLVLSMISAGLFSVAPLIYGAMEMFPLAQQLYRYGKAYRFIFGFSAVTVMYLVMVVAVQVHAWQLYCMKQLLDSWFNATQEKKKK encoded by the exons ATGACATCACGTGTTGGCAGGGGAAATGGCTTTAAACCTAAAGACAACGCGATTCAACAATTCCAAATGAG CGCTTCGTTGAAGTCAGAGGTACGTCGCTTGAACGTGATCCATCTCCTGGTTTGGCTGCTGGTGGCTGCCCAAGTGACCGTCAGTCGCTTAAAGCTGCTTCCACCCGACACAGTCGCCGTGCCCTACCAATGGGAGTACGTCTACCTGCTGAGCATTGTGCCCCTGCTGTGCAGTAGCCTGTCATTGCCCAAGAACAACATCAGTTACCTGGTCTTGTCCATGATAAGCGCCGGGCTGTTTTCGGTGGCGCCGCTCATCTACGGCGCCATGGAGATGTTCCCCCTGGCGCAGCAGCTATATCGCTATGGGAAAGCGTACCGCTTTATCTTTGGCTTCTCTGCAGTGACTGTGATGTATTTGGTCATGGTTGTGGCAGTGCAAGTGCACGCGTGGCAGCTCTACTGCATGAAGCAGCTACTTGATTCGTGGTTCAATGCCACAcaagagaagaagaagaaatga
- the jagn1a gene encoding protein jagunal homolog 1-A isoform X2, producing MSASLKSEVRRLNVIHLLVWLLVAAQVTVSRLKLLPPDTVAVPYQWEYVYLLSIVPLLCSSLSLPKNNISYLVLSMISAGLFSVAPLIYGAMEMFPLAQQLYRYGKAYRFIFGFSAVTVMYLVMVVAVQVHAWQLYCMKQLLDSWFNATQEKKKK from the exons ATGAG CGCTTCGTTGAAGTCAGAGGTACGTCGCTTGAACGTGATCCATCTCCTGGTTTGGCTGCTGGTGGCTGCCCAAGTGACCGTCAGTCGCTTAAAGCTGCTTCCACCCGACACAGTCGCCGTGCCCTACCAATGGGAGTACGTCTACCTGCTGAGCATTGTGCCCCTGCTGTGCAGTAGCCTGTCATTGCCCAAGAACAACATCAGTTACCTGGTCTTGTCCATGATAAGCGCCGGGCTGTTTTCGGTGGCGCCGCTCATCTACGGCGCCATGGAGATGTTCCCCCTGGCGCAGCAGCTATATCGCTATGGGAAAGCGTACCGCTTTATCTTTGGCTTCTCTGCAGTGACTGTGATGTATTTGGTCATGGTTGTGGCAGTGCAAGTGCACGCGTGGCAGCTCTACTGCATGAAGCAGCTACTTGATTCGTGGTTCAATGCCACAcaagagaagaagaagaaatga